Below is a window of Microaerobacter geothermalis DNA.
GAACTTCTTTTTTATTTGTCAGGGAAACGGCAGCAATTTTTAGCTCATTGCGCAATAACTGGGCTATTTTCATTGCCGTTTGAAAATTATACCCTTGCCTTAAGTGAGGAAGAGCTTCTTCAGCAATTTTTAACGCTCGTTTGGTTTCCAGGGCCGCTTCCTGTTCTTTTTCATTTAGCGCCACTTGAATCATAGCCGTAAAGATAGCAATCGCTACGCTATTGGTAATCACCAGCGGTAGACCGATCGTATTCACTAATTGAATCGTATCATCAGGATTTGACGTAAAAATGAGTATCAAGGCCATGTGCAAAATAGGGGTAAACATCCCAATAAATAAAGCCTTTGCCGGAGCAATCACCCGTTCCTGTGAAAAGAAACGGGCCGTAAAACCGGCGAACAAACCAGATAAAGGATGAACCAAAGTATTGGCAATTACCCCTTCCCCGCCTAAAAAATATAAATACCCGGCGACAATAAACCCAGACCCTAACCCTACTAAAGGTCCTCCCATCAAACCAGCGATCACAACAGCTACTAAGGTTGATCCAACAAGCGTTTCTCCTTCTTCAAGTCGAAAAATCAATAACTTGGAAATTATCTCTCCGTCTGCGATAGTAATCCCTGCTTGTGCCCCAGCAATACCAAAAATCCCAAAGATCATCGAGTGCAAAAGAATTGTCTTTAAATCAAGTTCACGATCCAATAAATAACGAAAGGAAGGAATTCGAGTCATCATAAAAGCAAAAACCAGCCATAATCCAATCCGTTCAAATAAGGTAACTGTAAGTGCCTCCATGTTCACACCCTCTTTACTTTAACCCTGTTTGCGATTGAACAAGGATCTTGATGAAAGTTTCCTCATCAATGGCCTGTTTGGAAAATACCGTTCCCAAAACAGCCCCCAAAAATCCAAGTGGAATGGCAATAATGCCTGGGTTATATAAGGGAATAATCATCAAGATATAAGGACCTAAGAGTACTAAAATCACTGCAGCCGCCAGTCCCGTAACGATACCTGTTATCGCCCCCGTCGAATTAAAACGCCTCCAATACAGGGTAAACAAAAGAAGCGGTAAGTGAGTGGATGCGGCTACCACAAAAGTGAGCGAAACAAGAAATGTGACATTGATATTTTTTAATCCCATAGAAAGGAGAATCGAGAATAAACCGATGAATGTGGCGGTTAATTTAGCCACTCGCAATTGCTTCTGTTCACTAGCTTCCCCTCTACATAAGTAGTGATTGTAAATATCATGGGCAAAGGATGATGTGGCAGAAATAACCAATCCTGTGACAACGGCCAAAATCGTTGCAAAAGCAATAGCAGAAATAAAGGCCATCAGAAAATCTCCTCCCAAGACAGCAGCTAATAGTGGGGCAGCCAGATTTCCTGTGGGGTCAATCGACACAAGTACCTCCCAGCCAACAAAGGCTACAGCACCAAAACCTAAAATTAGTGTCATTAAATAAAATAAACCGATAATCCAGGTCGCCGTGATGACAGATTTACGAACGGCAAGGGCATCTTTTACCGTAAAAAAACGAATCAAGATATGGGGAAGTCCAGCGGTACCCAAAATTAACGTAAGATTTAGCGAAAGAGTTTCCATCGGATTAAGGAACAGATTACCGGGATAGAAAAATTGTTCTCCAAAAGGGGTTCCCTTGCTTACATATTCCATTAGACTGAAGAAATTCCAATCAAAGCGGGACAAGACAATCAGAGAAATAAGAAACGTCCCGGACATAAGCAAAACAGTTTTTACAATTTGTACCCATGAAGTGGCAATCATCCCGCCAAAGACCACATAAATGGTCATTAAACTGCCGATAATAAATACTGCTGTCCCGTATTCAATTCCCAATAACAATTGAATTAAGAGACCAGCTGCTACTAATTGGGGTATGATGTACAATATTGAAATAATAATGGTGCTTAATGATGTAATGAGACGCATCTTCTGAATGGGAAAGCGGGCAAAGATGACATCACCAAGGGTAAAGGATCCCAAGTGACGGATTGGTTCGGCAATGACCAATAAAAGCACCAGATAAGATACGAGAAAGCCAATGGAGTAAAAAAATCCATCAAAACCCTTCAAGGCAATCGCCCCTGTAATTCCCAAAAAAGAAGCTGCGCTCATGTAATCCCCGGCAATCGCCAAACCATTCT
It encodes the following:
- a CDS encoding solute symporter family protein, with translation MNLTYFIFFLFILAGTLIITYWAAKRGTTTHQFYSVSASLTGFQNGLAIAGDYMSAASFLGITGAIALKGFDGFFYSIGFLVSYLVLLLVIAEPIRHLGSFTLGDVIFARFPIQKMRLITSLSTIIISILYIIPQLVAAGLLIQLLLGIEYGTAVFIIGSLMTIYVVFGGMIATSWVQIVKTVLLMSGTFLISLIVLSRFDWNFFSLMEYVSKGTPFGEQFFYPGNLFLNPMETLSLNLTLILGTAGLPHILIRFFTVKDALAVRKSVITATWIIGLFYLMTLILGFGAVAFVGWEVLVSIDPTGNLAAPLLAAVLGGDFLMAFISAIAFATILAVVTGLVISATSSFAHDIYNHYLCRGEASEQKQLRVAKLTATFIGLFSILLSMGLKNINVTFLVSLTFVVAASTHLPLLLFTLYWRRFNSTGAITGIVTGLAAAVILVLLGPYILMIIPLYNPGIIAIPLGFLGAVLGTVFSKQAIDEETFIKILVQSQTGLK